One genomic segment of Oceanibaculum nanhaiense includes these proteins:
- a CDS encoding HAD-IIB family hydrolase yields the protein MQNLNLILATDLDGTFLGGSDEQRRALYDQLNQRDDALLIFVTGRDLDFIRGLIEQPGMPRPHYIIGDVGTTIVNGRDFAPLAEVQDEIGALWGDAGDRVRAMLADEPGLELQPTPFHRRVSYYYQPDALRPETLRKIEQAGFDWLLSAETFLDVLPKGVAKGPTLLRTVAALGLPQDRVLVAGDTLNDLSLFETQLKGVAVGNSEPKLIDAIDGYDWVYRSPLPGAAGIADALRHFRMHPKAIEGEKIS from the coding sequence CGAACAGCGCCGCGCCCTCTATGACCAGCTGAATCAGCGCGACGACGCGCTGCTGATCTTCGTCACCGGGCGCGATCTCGATTTCATCCGCGGGCTGATCGAACAGCCGGGCATGCCGCGGCCGCACTACATCATTGGCGATGTCGGTACCACCATCGTCAATGGCCGTGATTTCGCCCCGCTGGCTGAGGTGCAGGACGAGATCGGCGCGCTGTGGGGGGATGCCGGCGACCGGGTGCGGGCGATGCTGGCGGACGAACCGGGGCTGGAATTGCAGCCCACGCCGTTTCACCGCCGGGTCAGCTATTATTATCAGCCGGACGCGTTGCGTCCCGAGACGCTGCGCAAGATCGAGCAGGCCGGCTTTGACTGGCTGCTGTCGGCGGAAACCTTCCTGGACGTGCTGCCGAAGGGCGTGGCCAAGGGGCCGACGCTGCTGCGCACGGTCGCGGCGCTTGGCCTGCCGCAGGACCGCGTGCTGGTCGCCGGCGATACGCTGAACGATCTGTCGCTGTTCGAGACGCAGCTGAAGGGGGTCGCGGTCGGCAATTCAGAACCGAAGCTGATCGACGCCATCGACGGCTATGACTGGGTCTATCGCAGCCCGTTGCCGGGCGCGGCGGGAATCGCCGATGCGTTGCGGCATTTCCGGATGCATCCAAAGGCAATCGAGGGGGAGAAAATCTCATGA
- a CDS encoding ABC transporter substrate-binding protein: MLLIGVCGLSAAPAAQGVRIAISCGAVGVELELCREGVSAWEELTGNRVEIVSTPNSSTERLALYQQMLAAGANDIDVFQIDIVWPGILGGYFIDLAPYADDEPARHFPQLIANDTVEGKLVALPWWTDAGVLFYRRDLLEKHDFDPPETWAELTAIAGTVQQAEREAGENDLWGYVWQGRAYEGLTCNGLEWIDAFGGGTIVADDGTITVNNPRAAEALDLAASWIGTISPRGVLNYDEEAARGVFQSGRAVFMRNWPYAWSLAQGEDSPVRGKVGVVALPSGSPDGQRSACLGGWHLAVSRFSDHPAEAADLALFLTSAERQKVRAVRGSYNPTRPALYEDAEVLAVSPFFETLYKTFENANPRPARATGTRYNRVSYAFSRAVHEILSEGIDPAPRLAELERDLLRLSRGGQW, translated from the coding sequence GTGCTTCTCATCGGCGTTTGCGGCCTTTCGGCGGCGCCCGCCGCGCAGGGCGTGCGCATCGCGATCTCCTGCGGCGCCGTCGGGGTGGAGCTGGAACTGTGCCGCGAGGGCGTCTCCGCCTGGGAGGAGTTGACCGGCAACCGGGTTGAGATCGTCTCGACACCGAATTCCTCGACCGAGCGCCTGGCGCTCTATCAGCAGATGCTGGCGGCTGGTGCCAACGATATCGACGTGTTCCAGATCGACATCGTCTGGCCCGGCATATTGGGCGGCTATTTCATCGATCTCGCCCCTTATGCGGATGATGAACCGGCACGGCATTTTCCCCAACTGATCGCGAATGACACGGTGGAGGGCAAACTGGTGGCGCTGCCCTGGTGGACCGATGCCGGTGTGCTGTTCTACCGCCGCGATTTGCTGGAAAAGCACGATTTCGACCCGCCGGAAACCTGGGCGGAGCTGACCGCCATTGCCGGCACTGTGCAGCAGGCGGAGCGCGAGGCGGGCGAGAACGACCTTTGGGGCTATGTCTGGCAGGGCCGCGCCTATGAGGGATTGACCTGCAACGGGTTGGAATGGATCGACGCGTTCGGCGGCGGCACCATCGTCGCCGATGACGGCACGATCACCGTGAACAATCCGCGTGCCGCCGAGGCGCTGGATCTGGCGGCCTCATGGATCGGCACGATCTCCCCGCGCGGTGTGCTGAACTATGACGAGGAGGCAGCGCGCGGCGTGTTCCAGAGCGGCCGTGCGGTGTTCATGCGCAACTGGCCCTATGCTTGGTCGCTGGCGCAAGGCGAGGACAGCCCGGTGCGGGGCAAAGTCGGCGTGGTGGCGCTGCCATCGGGGTCGCCGGACGGGCAGCGCAGCGCCTGCCTCGGCGGCTGGCATCTGGCGGTCTCGCGGTTTTCCGATCACCCGGCCGAGGCGGCCGATCTGGCGCTGTTCCTGACCAGCGCCGAGCGGCAGAAGGTGCGCGCCGTGCGCGGTTCCTACAACCCGACGCGCCCGGCCCTCTACGAGGATGCGGAGGTGCTGGCGGTCAGCCCGTTCTTCGAGACGCTCTATAAAACCTTCGAGAACGCCAATCCGCGCCCGGCGCGGGCGACCGGCACACGCTATAACCGCGTCTCCTACGCTTTTTCGCGCGCGGTGCATGAAATCCTGTCCGAGGGCATCGACCCGGCACCACGCCTGGCCGAGCTGGAGCGCGACCTGCTGCGCCTCAGCCGTGGCGGGCAATGGTAG
- a CDS encoding LabA-like NYN domain-containing protein: MISYSEEKTALFIDGSNLYAAARALGFDIDYKKLLGFFSQHGRLLRAFYYTALVEDAEYSPIRPLIDWLDYNGYTMVTKPTKEFTDSSGRRKVKGNMDIELAIDVMEMAERVDHIILFSGDGDFRRLVEAVQRKGVRVSVVSTVRSNPPMVADELRRQADSFIELMDIEGEIARKHQGPRRDDRQERFAGPDDFDDEDEVEGEGEAEVIFQDRSGGRR; the protein is encoded by the coding sequence ATGATATCTTACAGTGAAGAAAAGACTGCTCTTTTTATCGATGGATCAAATCTTTACGCAGCCGCCCGTGCCCTCGGCTTCGACATCGATTACAAGAAGCTTCTCGGGTTCTTTTCGCAGCACGGCCGCCTGCTCCGCGCCTTCTACTACACGGCGCTGGTCGAGGATGCCGAGTATTCGCCGATCCGGCCGCTGATCGACTGGCTGGATTACAATGGCTACACCATGGTCACCAAGCCGACCAAGGAGTTCACCGACTCCAGCGGCCGCCGCAAGGTGAAGGGCAATATGGACATCGAGCTGGCCATCGACGTGATGGAAATGGCCGAGCGTGTCGATCACATCATCCTGTTTTCCGGCGATGGCGATTTCCGCCGGCTGGTCGAGGCGGTGCAGCGCAAGGGCGTGCGCGTGTCGGTGGTCAGCACCGTGCGCTCCAACCCGCCGATGGTGGCCGACGAGCTGCGCCGCCAGGCCGACAGTTTCATCGAACTGATGGATATCGAAGGTGAGATCGCGCGCAAGCATCAGGGGCCGCGCCGCGACGACCGCCAGGAACGCTTCGCCGGCCCAGACGATTTCGATGACGAGGATGAGGTCGAGGGCGAAGGCGAGGCCGAGGTTATCTTCCAGGATCGCTCCGGCGGCCGGCGGTGA
- the rpoZ gene encoding DNA-directed RNA polymerase subunit omega codes for MARVTVEDCVERIPNRFELVMMASHRARQIASGGSLTIERDNDKNPVVALREIADETIELDTLSEALVKREQHTQEPDELVEDDTLELMASEAGILGPQGSDDQPRVAADEDDSDGEAEEAGAKFEDIDDDMLSGER; via the coding sequence ATGGCCCGCGTTACGGTCGAAGATTGCGTTGAGCGGATTCCCAACCGGTTCGAGCTGGTGATGATGGCCAGCCATCGGGCACGGCAGATCGCATCTGGCGGGTCGCTGACAATCGAACGGGACAATGACAAGAACCCGGTTGTCGCCCTGCGCGAGATCGCCGACGAGACGATCGAGCTGGACACGCTGAGCGAGGCGCTGGTGAAGCGCGAGCAGCACACCCAGGAGCCGGACGAACTGGTCGAGGACGATACGCTTGAGCTGATGGCGAGCGAGGCCGGCATTCTCGGCCCGCAGGGCAGTGACGATCAGCCGCGCGTTGCCGCCGACGAGGACGATTCCGACGGCGAAGCCGAAGAGGCTGGTGCCAAGTTCGAGGATATCGACGACGACATGCTGAGCGGCGAACGCTGA
- a CDS encoding uracil-DNA glycosylase, whose translation MIPGALQPARDCQICPRLAEFRAENRQKHDGFFNAPVPPFGDASAKLLIVGLAPGLKGANRTGRPFTGDYAGDLLYPTLVKFGWAKGDYGRDPADGLRLQGCRITNAVKCVPPQNKPTPAEINACRPYLKSELATLPSLRIILALGSIAHTSVLSAYGVRKVLYPFGHGALHEMPDGVLLADSYHCSRYNTNTGRLTPEMFEDVFRAIGQKIG comes from the coding sequence GTGATACCGGGCGCCCTGCAGCCCGCGCGCGACTGCCAGATCTGTCCAAGGCTGGCTGAGTTCCGGGCAGAGAACCGGCAGAAGCATGACGGCTTCTTCAACGCGCCCGTCCCGCCTTTCGGCGACGCCTCGGCAAAGTTGCTGATCGTCGGGCTTGCACCCGGCCTGAAGGGGGCGAACCGCACCGGCCGCCCCTTCACCGGCGATTACGCCGGCGACCTGCTCTACCCGACCCTGGTAAAGTTCGGCTGGGCGAAAGGCGACTATGGCCGCGATCCGGCCGACGGGTTGCGCCTCCAGGGCTGCCGTATCACCAATGCGGTGAAATGCGTGCCGCCGCAGAACAAGCCAACCCCGGCGGAGATCAATGCCTGCCGGCCCTATCTGAAGTCGGAGCTGGCCACCCTGCCCTCCCTGCGCATCATCCTGGCGCTGGGCTCGATCGCGCATACCTCCGTGCTGTCCGCCTATGGCGTGCGCAAGGTGCTCTATCCCTTCGGGCATGGCGCGCTGCACGAAATGCCGGACGGTGTGCTGCTGGCGGATTCCTATCATTGCTCGCGCTACAACACGAACACCGGCCGGCTGACACCGGAGATGTTCGAGGATGTGTTCCGGGCAATCGGCCAGAAGATTGGCTAG
- the ggpS gene encoding glucosylglycerol-phosphate synthase, giving the protein MSKSDLVIVYHRQPYEEAMEGGRRVYRENKSPNGIVPTLKSFFGRIAEGRGAWVAWKQVAAKQQEKFDRVIRISDSYGDYAVSRLPLTPEQVKSFYHVTSKEALWPILHSFPWLFRYENADWNTFREVNWLFAEAAAAQAEDDALVWVHDYNLWLVPKYLRQIKPSLKIAFFHHTPFPGPDVFNVLPWRTEIVDSLLDCDLIGFHIPRYSKNFADVARSLRNVDVDTAVPVEDGMSPVGMALSEPVAPVRLRHNGRTVNLDAFPVGTNPEVITELLNGEPSRQIQKTIQEELEGQRLILAVGRTDYTKGMKETLQAYERLLERRPELHGKVKLLLVSVSAASGMKIYRDTQREIEGLVGRINGRFTNLRWSPVFLFSNAIPFDRLIAYYKMADICLIAPLRDGLNLVAKEFVAAKQGDLGVLVLSEFTGCAVELPQAVLANPYSARAMDAALDQALDMSVEEQQERMRAMYQNVLHYDVSRWAHHTLERFGEIGEGLRTKPEAAA; this is encoded by the coding sequence ATGAGCAAATCGGATCTCGTCATCGTCTATCACCGCCAGCCCTATGAGGAGGCGATGGAGGGCGGTCGGCGGGTCTATCGGGAGAACAAGAGCCCGAACGGCATCGTGCCGACCCTGAAGAGCTTCTTCGGCCGCATTGCCGAGGGCCGCGGCGCCTGGGTCGCCTGGAAGCAGGTGGCGGCGAAGCAGCAGGAGAAGTTCGACCGCGTCATCCGGATCTCGGACAGCTATGGCGACTATGCGGTTTCCCGGCTGCCGCTGACGCCGGAACAGGTGAAGAGCTTCTACCATGTGACCTCGAAGGAGGCGCTGTGGCCGATCCTGCATTCCTTTCCCTGGCTGTTCCGTTACGAGAATGCCGACTGGAACACGTTCCGTGAGGTGAACTGGCTGTTCGCCGAGGCCGCCGCCGCGCAGGCCGAGGATGACGCGCTGGTCTGGGTGCATGACTATAATCTCTGGCTGGTGCCGAAATATCTGCGGCAGATCAAGCCGTCGCTGAAGATCGCCTTCTTCCACCACACGCCGTTTCCGGGCCCGGACGTGTTCAACGTGCTGCCCTGGCGCACCGAGATCGTGGACAGCCTGCTCGATTGCGACCTGATCGGCTTCCATATCCCGCGCTATTCCAAGAATTTTGCCGATGTCGCGCGCTCGCTGCGCAATGTCGATGTCGATACGGCCGTACCGGTCGAGGACGGTATGTCGCCGGTCGGTATGGCGCTGTCGGAGCCGGTCGCCCCGGTGCGGCTGCGGCACAATGGCCGGACCGTCAACCTCGATGCTTTCCCGGTCGGTACCAATCCGGAGGTCATTACCGAGCTGCTGAATGGCGAGCCCAGCCGGCAGATTCAGAAGACCATCCAGGAGGAGCTGGAAGGCCAGCGGCTGATCCTGGCGGTCGGCCGGACTGACTACACAAAGGGCATGAAGGAAACCTTGCAAGCCTATGAAAGGCTTCTGGAACGCCGGCCGGAACTGCATGGCAAGGTGAAGCTGCTGCTGGTCTCGGTCTCGGCCGCCAGCGGCATGAAGATCTATCGCGATACGCAACGCGAGATCGAGGGGCTGGTGGGCCGCATCAATGGCCGTTTCACCAATCTGCGCTGGTCGCCGGTCTTCCTGTTCTCCAACGCCATCCCGTTCGACCGGCTGATCGCCTATTACAAGATGGCGGATATCTGTCTGATCGCGCCGTTGCGGGACGGGCTGAACCTTGTTGCCAAGGAGTTCGTGGCGGCAAAGCAGGGCGATCTCGGCGTGTTGGTGCTGTCGGAATTCACCGGCTGCGCCGTCGAACTGCCGCAGGCCGTGTTGGCCAACCCCTATTCGGCGCGCGCCATGGATGCGGCGCTCGACCAGGCGCTCGACATGTCGGTCGAAGAACAGCAGGAGCGCATGCGCGCAATGTACCAGAATGTGCTGCATTACGACGTGTCACGCTGGGCGCACCATACGCTGGAACGTTTCGGCGAGATCGGCGAGGGCTTGCGCACCAAGCCGGAAGCGGCGGCCTGA
- a CDS encoding RelA/SpoT family protein translates to MMRQYELVERVRSYDPRADEAKLDRAYVYAMKMHGSQKRASGDPYFSHPIEVAGILTDLKLDGDSIVTALLHDTIEDTDATLPDIEQLFGKEVARLVDGVTKLTRIELQSDQSKQAENFRKLVLAMSEDIRVLLVKLADRLHNMRTLHFIKSEDKRRRIALETLEIYAPLAERIGIHTWKDELQDLAFRQLHPDARESIVTRLAFLREQGEPLVGRVITALKKTLAEYGMHEVGVFGREKSPFSIWEKMKRKNVSFEQLSDIMAFRIVVDSVEQCYQALGIIHAQFPVVPGRFKDYISVPKPNGYRSLHTGVIGPERQRIEMQIRTPDMHQTAELGVAAHWDYKQHSGEHQKEGRKYRWIRELLDILESAAGPEEFLEHTKLEMYQDQVFCFTPKGDLISLPRGATPIDFAYAVHSEIGDRCVGAKLNGRLVPLRAQLKNGDQVDIVTSKTQSPSPTWEEFVVTGKAKACIRRFIRQQKRDEFMSLGRTITEKAFRQEGIPFTEKALERAPQIFKLEKLDDLFAQVGEGLLTGLHVVHTLFPETKRNRTDGKPSDGKIVPIARARNKARKDREGAVPIRGLIPGMAMHFAKCCHPLPGDRIVGIVTTGKGVTIHTIDCDVLEQFHDTPERWLDVAWDEPGEGGDRHVGRLSVIISNEPGSLGNLTMTIGKNRGNINNLKITNRSQDFFDILVDVEVEDVKHLTNIIAALRASPMINSVDRARG, encoded by the coding sequence ATGATGCGTCAATACGAATTGGTCGAGCGTGTTCGCTCCTACGATCCGCGTGCGGATGAGGCGAAGCTCGACCGCGCCTATGTCTATGCCATGAAGATGCACGGCTCGCAGAAGCGCGCCTCGGGCGATCCCTATTTCTCCCACCCCATCGAAGTCGCCGGCATCCTGACCGACCTGAAGCTGGACGGCGATTCCATCGTCACCGCCCTGCTGCATGACACCATCGAGGATACCGACGCGACGCTGCCGGATATCGAGCAGCTGTTCGGCAAGGAGGTCGCGCGCCTCGTCGATGGCGTGACCAAGCTGACCCGCATCGAGCTGCAGTCCGACCAGTCCAAGCAGGCGGAGAATTTTCGCAAGCTGGTGCTGGCGATGTCGGAGGATATCCGCGTTCTGCTGGTGAAGCTGGCCGACCGGCTGCACAATATGCGCACGCTGCATTTTATCAAAAGCGAGGACAAGCGCCGGCGCATCGCGCTGGAAACGCTGGAAATCTATGCCCCGCTGGCGGAGCGCATCGGCATCCACACCTGGAAGGACGAACTCCAGGATCTGGCGTTCCGGCAGCTCCATCCCGATGCGCGGGAATCCATCGTCACCCGGCTGGCCTTCCTGCGCGAGCAGGGGGAGCCGCTGGTCGGCCGCGTCATCACGGCGCTGAAGAAGACCCTTGCCGAATACGGCATGCACGAGGTTGGGGTCTTCGGGCGCGAAAAATCGCCTTTCTCCATCTGGGAGAAGATGAAGCGCAAGAATGTCAGCTTCGAACAGCTCTCCGACATCATGGCGTTCCGTATCGTCGTGGACTCGGTCGAGCAGTGCTATCAGGCACTCGGCATCATCCATGCGCAGTTTCCTGTCGTGCCGGGGCGCTTCAAGGACTACATCTCGGTGCCGAAGCCGAACGGTTACCGCTCGCTGCATACCGGGGTGATCGGGCCGGAGCGCCAGCGCATCGAGATGCAGATCCGCACGCCCGACATGCACCAGACGGCAGAACTCGGTGTAGCCGCGCACTGGGACTACAAGCAGCATAGCGGTGAGCATCAGAAGGAAGGCCGAAAATACCGCTGGATACGGGAGCTTCTGGACATTCTGGAAAGCGCCGCCGGGCCGGAGGAATTCCTCGAGCACACCAAGCTCGAAATGTACCAGGACCAGGTGTTCTGCTTCACGCCGAAGGGCGACCTGATCTCGCTGCCGCGCGGCGCCACCCCCATCGATTTTGCCTATGCCGTCCATTCCGAAATCGGCGACCGCTGCGTCGGTGCGAAGCTGAACGGCCGTCTGGTGCCGCTGCGCGCGCAGCTGAAGAACGGCGACCAGGTGGACATCGTCACCTCCAAGACGCAATCGCCGTCGCCAACCTGGGAAGAATTTGTCGTCACCGGCAAGGCCAAGGCGTGCATCCGCCGCTTCATCCGCCAGCAGAAGCGCGACGAGTTCATGTCCCTCGGCCGCACGATCACGGAAAAGGCGTTCCGGCAGGAGGGGATTCCCTTCACCGAAAAGGCGCTGGAGCGTGCGCCGCAAATCTTCAAGCTGGAAAAGCTGGACGATCTGTTTGCCCAGGTCGGCGAGGGGCTGCTGACCGGCCTGCATGTCGTGCACACGCTGTTCCCGGAGACCAAGCGCAACCGGACCGATGGCAAGCCGAGCGACGGCAAGATCGTGCCGATCGCGCGGGCGCGCAACAAGGCCCGCAAGGATCGCGAGGGCGCGGTCCCGATCCGCGGCCTGATCCCCGGCATGGCGATGCATTTCGCGAAATGCTGCCATCCGCTGCCCGGCGACCGCATTGTCGGCATCGTCACCACCGGCAAGGGGGTGACCATCCACACCATCGATTGCGATGTGTTGGAACAGTTTCACGATACGCCGGAACGCTGGTTGGATGTCGCCTGGGACGAACCGGGGGAAGGCGGCGACCGTCATGTCGGCCGGCTGTCGGTCATCATCTCGAACGAGCCGGGCAGCCTCGGCAACCTGACCATGACCATCGGCAAGAATCGCGGAAATATCAACAATCTCAAGATTACCAACAGGTCACAGGATTTCTTTGATATTCTGGTTGATGTCGAGGTCGAGGATGTGAAGCACCTGACCAACATCATCGCGGCGCTGCGCGCCAGCCCGATGATCAATTCCGTGGACCGCGCGCGGGGCTGA
- a CDS encoding carbohydrate ABC transporter permease, whose amino-acid sequence MMRLLKGAGFWLLVAAILFYLLFPFYYAVLTSLKSGSAVFQVDYWPKELDFSNYVRVFTEQPFARNILNSLLVSFAVVALSLSLGLGAAFALGRVRFRGRMTLLLTILGVSMFPQVAVLSGMFELVRGLGLYNNLLSLVLSYLIFTLPFTVWVLTTFMRGLPGEIEEAAILEGATPFVLVTRIFLPLLWPAMVTTGLLAFIVAWNEFLFALTFTLTNTQRTVPVAIALITGGSEHELPWGNIMAASVTVTVPLILLVLVFQRRLVAGLTAGAVKG is encoded by the coding sequence ATGATGCGGCTGCTGAAAGGGGCGGGGTTCTGGCTGCTGGTGGCGGCGATCCTGTTCTATCTGCTGTTCCCGTTCTATTACGCGGTGCTGACCTCGCTGAAGAGCGGCTCGGCGGTGTTCCAGGTGGATTACTGGCCGAAAGAACTGGATTTCTCCAACTATGTCCGGGTTTTCACCGAACAGCCTTTCGCGCGGAACATCCTGAACTCGCTGCTGGTGTCTTTCGCCGTGGTGGCGCTGTCGCTGTCACTGGGGCTTGGGGCGGCCTTCGCGCTGGGCCGCGTGCGTTTCCGCGGACGCATGACGCTGCTGCTGACCATCCTCGGAGTCTCCATGTTTCCGCAGGTGGCGGTGCTGTCCGGCATGTTCGAACTGGTGCGCGGACTCGGCCTCTACAACAATCTGCTGAGCCTCGTGCTGTCCTATCTGATCTTTACCCTGCCGTTCACGGTCTGGGTGCTGACCACCTTCATGCGCGGCCTGCCGGGCGAGATCGAGGAAGCGGCAATCCTGGAGGGCGCCACGCCTTTCGTGCTGGTCACCCGCATCTTCCTGCCGCTGTTGTGGCCGGCGATGGTGACCACCGGCCTGCTGGCCTTCATCGTTGCCTGGAACGAGTTTCTGTTCGCGCTGACCTTCACACTGACCAACACGCAGCGCACGGTGCCGGTCGCCATCGCGCTGATCACCGGCGGCAGCGAGCACGAACTGCCCTGGGGCAACATCATGGCGGCCTCCGTCACCGTCACCGTGCCGCTGATCCTGCTGGTGCTGGTGTTCCAGCGCCGTCTGGTGGCCGGGCTGACGGCCGGCGCGGTCAAGGGATAG
- a CDS encoding ABC transporter ATP-binding protein, with the protein MASVRLEKLRKSFGRTEVIRDIDLEIADGEFVVFVGPSGCGKSTLLRLIAGLEDATSGDIWIGEDRVTLTEPAKRGVSMVFQSYALYPHMTVRKNIGFGLSLSGTAKGTVEERVGRVAGMLQIGELLDRRPRELSGGQRQRVAIARAIVREPRVFLFDEPLSNLDAALRVQTRVEIAKMHHDLGATMIYVTHDQVEAMTLADRMVVLNGGRVEQVGKPADLYHRPDNLFVARFLGSPPMNLLPVKAGTKGLDLPAARKAETLGVRSEDIALSADGPLEAKVTLVEELGETRLVHATLSDGTGLAFRHREDPSPRRGDSVRLALDPARCHLFDKDGKRL; encoded by the coding sequence ATGGCGTCTGTCAGACTGGAAAAACTCCGCAAATCCTTCGGCAGGACCGAGGTGATCCGCGATATCGACCTGGAGATCGCGGATGGCGAATTCGTCGTCTTCGTCGGCCCGTCGGGCTGCGGCAAATCCACGCTGCTGCGGCTGATCGCCGGGCTGGAGGATGCCACATCCGGCGACATCTGGATCGGCGAGGACCGGGTAACGCTGACCGAGCCGGCAAAGCGCGGCGTCTCCATGGTGTTCCAGTCCTATGCGCTCTATCCGCATATGACCGTCCGCAAGAACATCGGCTTCGGTCTCAGCCTGTCCGGCACCGCGAAAGGGACGGTGGAAGAACGGGTAGGCCGTGTCGCGGGCATGCTGCAGATCGGCGAGTTGCTGGACCGGCGGCCGCGCGAACTGTCGGGCGGGCAGCGCCAGCGCGTCGCCATCGCGCGCGCCATCGTGCGCGAGCCGCGCGTCTTCCTGTTCGATGAGCCGCTGTCCAATCTCGATGCCGCGCTGCGCGTGCAGACCCGCGTCGAGATCGCGAAGATGCACCATGATCTCGGTGCGACGATGATCTATGTCACGCATGATCAGGTGGAGGCGATGACGCTCGCCGACCGCATGGTGGTGCTGAATGGCGGCCGGGTGGAGCAGGTGGGCAAGCCGGCCGACCTGTATCACCGGCCGGACAATCTGTTCGTCGCGCGCTTCCTGGGCTCACCGCCGATGAATCTGCTGCCGGTGAAGGCCGGTACCAAAGGGCTGGACTTGCCCGCCGCGCGCAAGGCCGAGACGCTGGGTGTCCGCTCGGAGGATATCGCCTTGAGTGCTGACGGCCCGCTGGAAGCGAAAGTGACGCTGGTGGAGGAACTGGGCGAGACAAGGCTGGTGCATGCAACGCTGTCCGACGGTACAGGCCTTGCCTTCCGCCATCGTGAAGACCCGTCGCCGCGCCGGGGGGACAGCGTCAGGCTGGCGCTCGATCCGGCGCGCTGCCATTTGTTCGACAAGGATGGAAAGCGGCTCTAG
- the folK gene encoding 2-amino-4-hydroxy-6-hydroxymethyldihydropteridine diphosphokinase: protein MILVAIGSNLPGAGFDTPRAVCLAALEALEREPDIRVVARSRLFESAPVPLSDQPWYANGAVLVETTLPPAPLLARLHEIEARFGRVRQVRNEARVLDLDLLCYNEIVNDRPESPPVLPHPRLRERAFVLRPLLDIARGWRHPGDTLEISALLAALPPGQALNPIR from the coding sequence ATGATTCTGGTGGCAATAGGCTCCAACCTGCCAGGTGCCGGGTTCGATACGCCGCGCGCGGTCTGCCTTGCCGCGCTGGAGGCGTTAGAGCGCGAACCGGACATCCGGGTCGTCGCACGCTCGCGCCTGTTCGAGAGCGCGCCGGTGCCCTTGTCCGATCAGCCCTGGTATGCAAATGGTGCCGTGCTTGTGGAAACCACGTTGCCGCCGGCGCCCTTGTTGGCGCGGCTGCATGAGATCGAGGCACGGTTCGGCCGTGTCCGGCAGGTCCGCAACGAGGCCCGCGTACTGGACCTCGATCTGCTGTGCTATAATGAGATTGTGAACGACAGGCCTGAATCGCCGCCGGTTCTGCCGCATCCGCGCCTGCGGGAGCGGGCTTTCGTGCTGCGGCCGCTGCTGGATATCGCGCGCGGCTGGCGTCACCCCGGCGATACGCTGGAGATTTCCGCCCTGCTGGCAGCGCTGCCGCCGGGACAGGCACTCAATCCGATCCGTTAA
- a CDS encoding carbohydrate ABC transporter permease, whose product MTSDLTRSRIRSAWLFLAPMLLVLALVAAWPLARTLYFSLTDAELSRFGEYSFVGFANFLASERGVTYGILADPLWWKAVGNTLLFALVSVSFETVLGVIIALVLNAQFPGRALMRAAVLIPWAIPTVVSAKMWAWMLHDQFGIVNDALLRLGVIAAPVAWLASSDLALWSVVAVDVWKTTPFVALMVLAALQMLPRDCYEAARVDGIHPIRVFFHVTLPLIKPALIVAVIFRLLDAMRVFDIVYIMTGNAEATMTMSVYARQQFVDFQDVGFGSAASTLLFAAIALLTVIYLMATRADLGGRAR is encoded by the coding sequence ATGACCAGCGACCTGACCCGTTCCCGCATCCGTTCCGCCTGGCTGTTCCTGGCGCCGATGCTGCTGGTGCTGGCGCTGGTTGCCGCCTGGCCGCTGGCCCGCACCCTGTATTTCAGCCTGACCGATGCGGAACTGTCGCGGTTTGGCGAGTACAGCTTTGTCGGCTTCGCGAACTTCCTGGCGTCGGAGCGCGGCGTTACCTACGGCATCCTGGCAGACCCGCTATGGTGGAAGGCGGTCGGGAACACGCTGTTGTTCGCCCTGGTGTCTGTGTCCTTCGAGACCGTGTTGGGCGTCATTATCGCGCTGGTGCTGAACGCGCAGTTCCCCGGCCGCGCCCTGATGCGCGCCGCCGTGCTGATCCCCTGGGCGATCCCGACCGTGGTGTCGGCCAAGATGTGGGCCTGGATGCTGCACGACCAGTTCGGCATCGTGAACGATGCGCTGCTGCGCCTCGGCGTGATCGCGGCGCCGGTGGCCTGGCTCGCTTCCAGCGATCTGGCGCTATGGTCGGTGGTGGCGGTCGATGTCTGGAAGACCACGCCCTTCGTCGCGCTGATGGTGCTGGCGGCGCTGCAGATGCTGCCGCGTGACTGCTATGAGGCGGCACGGGTGGACGGCATCCATCCGATCCGGGTGTTCTTCCATGTCACCCTGCCGCTGATCAAGCCGGCGCTGATCGTCGCGGTGATCTTCCGGCTGCTCGATGCGATGCGGGTGTTCGACATCGTGTACATCATGACCGGCAATGCCGAGGCGACGATGACCATGTCGGTCTATGCCCGCCAGCAATTCGTGGATTTCCAGGATGTCGGCTTCGGTTCCGCCGCCTCGACGCTGCTGTTTGCCGCCATCGCGCTGTTGACGGTGATCTACCTGATGGCAACGCGCGCCGATCTGGGCGGGAGGGCGCGATGA